The following coding sequences are from one Enterococcus sp. 4G2_DIV0659 window:
- a CDS encoding glycosyltransferase — protein MISPSISIGIMCKNEEKTISRCLEAIQRQINDIDEVIVVDTGSTDQTINIIKKNFPKIGLYYKQWDDNFSEIRNFIITLSKKDWIFFIDSDEIIQPSGLINIRNNILKIEKVSNDAIVFCPKVLNTNDSIVYNTGRIIKNNGLYKFFGYVHEYPIYKNNLNADNLTTVILEDVVMIHDGYEDNTMTEKNKSKRNTILNEKMLTEFPDNDRYYYFYCRDAKPLLSQEEYELSLSSFFDIYPTSRFTNEAYLDLISCLIEQGKTQKAEIYIKKYWEEFNTKETFSKSGLVYLTVLNEIQKIMDTQKELLEVMINTKKNIQHDSYRTVENGYNFEDIIGFLYWSLGDIPSAILIKEELNTTGYKGMLNELFQLLNWNDGDKNEI, from the coding sequence TTGATTTCACCTTCAATTTCTATTGGAATAATGTGTAAAAATGAAGAAAAAACTATTTCAAGATGTTTAGAAGCTATACAAAGACAAATAAATGATATAGATGAAGTTATCGTTGTTGACACTGGTTCAACAGATCAAACTATAAATATAATAAAAAAAAACTTTCCTAAAATAGGACTTTATTATAAACAATGGGATGATAATTTTTCAGAAATTCGTAACTTTATTATTACTTTATCAAAAAAAGATTGGATATTTTTTATAGATTCGGATGAAATAATACAGCCATCAGGACTTATAAATATTAGAAATAATATTTTAAAAATAGAAAAGGTATCTAATGACGCTATTGTATTTTGTCCTAAAGTATTAAATACAAATGATAGTATTGTTTATAACACAGGAAGAATAATTAAAAATAATGGCCTATATAAATTTTTCGGTTATGTTCACGAATACCCTATTTATAAAAATAATTTAAACGCAGACAATCTTACAACCGTAATTCTTGAAGATGTCGTAATGATACACGATGGTTACGAAGATAATACAATGACAGAAAAAAATAAATCTAAGAGAAACACAATTCTAAATGAGAAAATGTTGACAGAGTTCCCTGATAATGATAGATATTATTATTTTTATTGTAGAGATGCAAAACCTCTACTAAGTCAGGAAGAATATGAGCTTTCCCTATCAAGTTTTTTTGATATTTATCCTACAAGTAGATTTACAAACGAAGCTTACTTAGATTTAATCAGCTGTTTAATCGAACAAGGAAAAACTCAAAAAGCAGAAATTTATATAAAAAAATATTGGGAAGAATTTAATACCAAAGAGACTTTTTCAAAATCTGGTTTAGTTTATTTAACAGTACTTAATGAGATCCAAAAAATAATGGATACTCAAAAAGAACTACTTGAAGTGATGATTAATACGAAAAAAAATATTCAACACGATTCTTATAGAACAGTTGAAAATGGATATAATTTTGAAGATATAATTGGCTTCTTATATTGGTCCTTAGGGGACATTCCATCTGCCATACTGATTAAAGAGGAGTTAAATACAACAGGGTACAAAGGAATGCTTAACGAGTTATTTCAATTATTAAATTGGAACGATGGTGATAAAAATGAAATTTAG